The Plutella xylostella chromosome 9, ilPluXylo3.1, whole genome shotgun sequence genome has a segment encoding these proteins:
- the LOC105382285 gene encoding coronin-2B isoform X1: MPPAKDESIRETNCIDIHIAEKSPAKNSTLVDVRACNKPATKVWFRGVRSSKFRHVYGVPFKRERCYDNIKITRNAHDSNFCAVNPKFVAVVTEVAGGGAFLVLPLDHTGRLDFNASRVTGHKGPVLDIKWNPFNDNIIASCSDDCTVKLWHIPDGGLSMHLTEWLVELHGHKRRAAHVEWHPTAENVLFSAGFDYLIFVWDVGKGEATKVIDCHTDVIYCMSFNRDGSLLATTSKDKKLRVIEPRSGIVVSEGTCHQGTKASKCTFLGNQGKVLTTGFSRYSDRQYAVWDQHDLGAPLTCETIDSSSGVVFPYYDCDTNMVYLAGKGDGNIRYYEVVDDAPYVHFLNQFLSGNPQRGLGFMPKRGLNTAACEVFRFYKLHTSRGLCEPISMIVPRKSDCFQEDLYPDTAAPLPSLSARDWLSGMNAPPVLISMKTGVTITTHKPRTASKDAPAMQPQDANNRKKFAFLSRETTPDYRPLVTWHEDNYADNHVDNNIAQINEKNQKTNLNQTTKFHQLQKMFGKQGGDEQPVPLYKQINQGDVFSTENELRLAFNRQGDELRIAKKQLQNSQQRVRELEQQVAALQSRLQRENS; encoded by the exons ATGCCGCCAGCTAAGGATGAGTCTATAAGAGAAACTAACTGCATAGATATACATATTGCTGAGAAAAGTCCGGCAAAGAACAGCACTCTTGTCGATGTGAGAGCTTGTAATAAACCAGCTACTAAG GTCTGGTTCCGTGGAGTGAGGAGCTCAAAGTTCCGTCATGTGTACGGCGTGCCGTTTAAAAGAGAGCGTTGTTACGACAACATAAAGATAACGCGGAACGCTCACGATTCCAACTTCTGCGCTGTGAACCCCAAGTTCGTGGCGGTCGTCACCGAGGTCGCGGGGGGCGGTGCCTTCCTCGTCCTACCATTGGACCAT acgGGCCGATTGGACTTCAACGCGAGCCGCGTGACCGGGCACAAGGGGCCAGTTTTGGACATCAAGTGGAACCCGTTCAATGATAACATCATCGCGTCATGTTCTGATGACTGCACG GTGAAGCTATGGCACATCCCGGACGGCGGGCTGTCCATGCACCTGACGGAGTGGCTGGTGGAGCTTCACGGACACAAGCGCCGCGCGGCGCACGTGGAGTGGCACCCCACGGCCGAGAACGTGCTGTTCAGCGCCGGCTTCGACTATCTG ATCTTCGTCTGGGACGTGGGCAAGGGCGAGGCGACGAAAGTGATCGACTGCCACACCGACGTGATCTACTGCATGTCGTTCAACCGCGACGGCTCGCTGCTAGCCACCACCAGCAAGGACAAGAAGCTGCGCGTCATCGAGCCGCGCTCCGGGATCGTGGTTTCT GAAGGCACCTGCCACCAAGGCACCAAGGCGTCCAAGTGCACGTTCCTCGGCAACCAAGGCAAGGTCCTGACCACCGGGTTCTCCCGCTACAGCGACCGTCAGTACGCGGTGTGGGACCAACATGATCTGGGCGCGCCGCTGACCTGCGAAACTATTGATAGCTCGAGCGGAGTTGTGTTCCCGTACTATGATTGTGATACTAATATG GTGTATCTCGCCGGTAAAGGCGACGGGAACATCCGCTACTACGAGGTGGTCGACGACGCGCCCTACGTGCACTTCCTCAACCAGTTCCTGTCCGGGAACCCTCAA CGAGGACTAGGCTTCATGCCGAAGCGCGGTCTCAACACCGCGGCGTGCGAGGTGTTCCGCTTCTACAAGCTGCACACATCGCGAGGGCTGTGTGAGCCCATCTCCATGATAGTGCCGCGCAAGTCTGACTGTTTCCAG GAGGACCTATACCCGGACACGGCGGCGCCGCTGCCGTCGCTCTCGGCGCGCGACTGGCTCAGCGGCATGAACGCGCCGCCCGTGCTCATCAGCATGAAGACAG GTGTAACAATAACGACACACAAGCCGCGAACAGCTAGCAAGGACGCGCCGGCGATGCAGCCGCAAGACGCCAACAACCGCAAGAAGTTCGCGTTCCTGTCGCGCGAGACCACGCCCGACTACCGGCCGCTCGTCACGTGGCACGAGGACAACTACGCCGACAACCACGTCGACAATAATATC GCGCAAATTAACGAGAAGAACCAGAAAACCAACCTCAACCAGACGACGAAGTTCCACCAGCTACAGAAGATGTTCGGCAAGCAGGGCGGCGACGAGCAGCCCGTGCCGCTCTACAAGCAGATCAACCAGGGCGACGTGTTCAGTACCGAGAACGAG TTGCGGCTAGCGTTCAACAGGCAAGGCGACGAGCTAAGAATCGCCAAGAAGCAGCTCCAGAACAGCCAACAAAGGGTGAGGGAGCTCGAGCAGCAGGTTGCAGCCCTACAATCCCGTCTGCAGCGGGAAAACTCTTAA
- the LOC105382285 gene encoding coronin-2B isoform X3, with protein sequence MPPAKDESIRETNCIDIHIAEKSPAKNSTLVDVRACNKPATKVWFRGVRSSKFRHVYGVPFKRERCYDNIKITRNAHDSNFCAVNPKFVAVVTEVAGGGAFLVLPLDHTGRLDFNASRVTGHKGPVLDIKWNPFNDNIIASCSDDCTVKLWHIPDGGLSMHLTEWLVELLGHKRRAAHVEWHPTAENVLFSAGFDYLIFVWDVGKGEATKVIDCHTDVIYCMSFNRDGSLLATTSKDKKLRVIEPRSGIVVSEGTCHQGTKASKCTFLGNQGKVLTTGFSRYSDRQYAVWDQHDLGAPLTCETIDSSSGVVFPYYDCDTNMVYLAGKGDGNIRYYEVVDDAPYVHFLNQFLSGNPQRGLGFMPKRGLNTAACEVFRFYKLHTSRGLCEPISMIVPRKSDCFQEDLYPDTAAPLPSLSARDWLSGMNAPPVLISMKTGVTITTHKPRTASKDAPAMQPQDANNRKKFAFLSRETTPDYRPLVTWHEDNYADNHVDNNIAQINEKNQKTNLNQTTKFHQLQKMFGKQGGDEQPVPLYKQINQGDVFSTENELRLAFNRQGDELRIAKKQLQNSQQRVRELEQQVAALQSRLQRENS encoded by the exons ATGCCGCCAGCTAAGGATGAGTCTATAAGAGAAACTAACTGCATAGATATACATATTGCTGAGAAAAGTCCGGCAAAGAACAGCACTCTTGTCGATGTGAGAGCTTGTAATAAACCAGCTACTAAG GTCTGGTTCCGTGGAGTGAGGAGCTCAAAGTTCCGTCATGTGTACGGCGTGCCGTTTAAAAGAGAGCGTTGTTACGACAACATAAAGATAACGCGGAACGCTCACGATTCCAACTTCTGCGCTGTGAACCCCAAGTTCGTGGCGGTCGTCACCGAGGTCGCGGGGGGCGGTGCCTTCCTCGTCCTACCATTGGACCAT acgGGCCGATTGGACTTCAACGCGAGCCGCGTGACCGGGCACAAGGGGCCAGTTTTGGACATCAAGTGGAACCCGTTCAATGATAACATCATCGCGTCATGTTCTGATGACTGCACG GTGAAGCTATGGCACATCCCGGACGGCGGGCTGTCCATGCACCTGACGGAGTGGCTG GTGGAGCTGCTCGGGCACAAGCGCCGCGCGGCGCACGTGGAGTGGCACCCCACGGCCGAGAACGTGCTGTTCAGCGCCGGCTTCGACTATCTG ATCTTCGTCTGGGACGTGGGCAAGGGCGAGGCGACGAAAGTGATCGACTGCCACACCGACGTGATCTACTGCATGTCGTTCAACCGCGACGGCTCGCTGCTAGCCACCACCAGCAAGGACAAGAAGCTGCGCGTCATCGAGCCGCGCTCCGGGATCGTGGTTTCT GAAGGCACCTGCCACCAAGGCACCAAGGCGTCCAAGTGCACGTTCCTCGGCAACCAAGGCAAGGTCCTGACCACCGGGTTCTCCCGCTACAGCGACCGTCAGTACGCGGTGTGGGACCAACATGATCTGGGCGCGCCGCTGACCTGCGAAACTATTGATAGCTCGAGCGGAGTTGTGTTCCCGTACTATGATTGTGATACTAATATG GTGTATCTCGCCGGTAAAGGCGACGGGAACATCCGCTACTACGAGGTGGTCGACGACGCGCCCTACGTGCACTTCCTCAACCAGTTCCTGTCCGGGAACCCTCAA CGAGGACTAGGCTTCATGCCGAAGCGCGGTCTCAACACCGCGGCGTGCGAGGTGTTCCGCTTCTACAAGCTGCACACATCGCGAGGGCTGTGTGAGCCCATCTCCATGATAGTGCCGCGCAAGTCTGACTGTTTCCAG GAGGACCTATACCCGGACACGGCGGCGCCGCTGCCGTCGCTCTCGGCGCGCGACTGGCTCAGCGGCATGAACGCGCCGCCCGTGCTCATCAGCATGAAGACAG GTGTAACAATAACGACACACAAGCCGCGAACAGCTAGCAAGGACGCGCCGGCGATGCAGCCGCAAGACGCCAACAACCGCAAGAAGTTCGCGTTCCTGTCGCGCGAGACCACGCCCGACTACCGGCCGCTCGTCACGTGGCACGAGGACAACTACGCCGACAACCACGTCGACAATAATATC GCGCAAATTAACGAGAAGAACCAGAAAACCAACCTCAACCAGACGACGAAGTTCCACCAGCTACAGAAGATGTTCGGCAAGCAGGGCGGCGACGAGCAGCCCGTGCCGCTCTACAAGCAGATCAACCAGGGCGACGTGTTCAGTACCGAGAACGAG TTGCGGCTAGCGTTCAACAGGCAAGGCGACGAGCTAAGAATCGCCAAGAAGCAGCTCCAGAACAGCCAACAAAGGGTGAGGGAGCTCGAGCAGCAGGTTGCAGCCCTACAATCCCGTCTGCAGCGGGAAAACTCTTAA
- the LOC105382285 gene encoding coronin-2B isoform X5, translated as MTNSQVWFRGVRSSKFRHVYGVPFKRERCYDNIKITRNAHDSNFCAVNPKFVAVVTEVAGGGAFLVLPLDHTGRLDFNASRVTGHKGPVLDIKWNPFNDNIIASCSDDCTVKLWHIPDGGLSMHLTEWLVELHGHKRRAAHVEWHPTAENVLFSAGFDYLIFVWDVGKGEATKVIDCHTDVIYCMSFNRDGSLLATTSKDKKLRVIEPRSGIVVSEGTCHQGTKASKCTFLGNQGKVLTTGFSRYSDRQYAVWDQHDLGAPLTCETIDSSSGVVFPYYDCDTNMVYLAGKGDGNIRYYEVVDDAPYVHFLNQFLSGNPQRGLGFMPKRGLNTAACEVFRFYKLHTSRGLCEPISMIVPRKSDCFQEDLYPDTAAPLPSLSARDWLSGMNAPPVLISMKTGVTITTHKPRTASKDAPAMQPQDANNRKKFAFLSRETTPDYRPLVTWHEDNYADNHVDNNIAQINEKNQKTNLNQTTKFHQLQKMFGKQGGDEQPVPLYKQINQGDVFSTENELRLAFNRQGDELRIAKKQLQNSQQRVRELEQQVAALQSRLQRENS; from the exons ATGACAAACTCACAG GTCTGGTTCCGTGGAGTGAGGAGCTCAAAGTTCCGTCATGTGTACGGCGTGCCGTTTAAAAGAGAGCGTTGTTACGACAACATAAAGATAACGCGGAACGCTCACGATTCCAACTTCTGCGCTGTGAACCCCAAGTTCGTGGCGGTCGTCACCGAGGTCGCGGGGGGCGGTGCCTTCCTCGTCCTACCATTGGACCAT acgGGCCGATTGGACTTCAACGCGAGCCGCGTGACCGGGCACAAGGGGCCAGTTTTGGACATCAAGTGGAACCCGTTCAATGATAACATCATCGCGTCATGTTCTGATGACTGCACG GTGAAGCTATGGCACATCCCGGACGGCGGGCTGTCCATGCACCTGACGGAGTGGCTGGTGGAGCTTCACGGACACAAGCGCCGCGCGGCGCACGTGGAGTGGCACCCCACGGCCGAGAACGTGCTGTTCAGCGCCGGCTTCGACTATCTG ATCTTCGTCTGGGACGTGGGCAAGGGCGAGGCGACGAAAGTGATCGACTGCCACACCGACGTGATCTACTGCATGTCGTTCAACCGCGACGGCTCGCTGCTAGCCACCACCAGCAAGGACAAGAAGCTGCGCGTCATCGAGCCGCGCTCCGGGATCGTGGTTTCT GAAGGCACCTGCCACCAAGGCACCAAGGCGTCCAAGTGCACGTTCCTCGGCAACCAAGGCAAGGTCCTGACCACCGGGTTCTCCCGCTACAGCGACCGTCAGTACGCGGTGTGGGACCAACATGATCTGGGCGCGCCGCTGACCTGCGAAACTATTGATAGCTCGAGCGGAGTTGTGTTCCCGTACTATGATTGTGATACTAATATG GTGTATCTCGCCGGTAAAGGCGACGGGAACATCCGCTACTACGAGGTGGTCGACGACGCGCCCTACGTGCACTTCCTCAACCAGTTCCTGTCCGGGAACCCTCAA CGAGGACTAGGCTTCATGCCGAAGCGCGGTCTCAACACCGCGGCGTGCGAGGTGTTCCGCTTCTACAAGCTGCACACATCGCGAGGGCTGTGTGAGCCCATCTCCATGATAGTGCCGCGCAAGTCTGACTGTTTCCAG GAGGACCTATACCCGGACACGGCGGCGCCGCTGCCGTCGCTCTCGGCGCGCGACTGGCTCAGCGGCATGAACGCGCCGCCCGTGCTCATCAGCATGAAGACAG GTGTAACAATAACGACACACAAGCCGCGAACAGCTAGCAAGGACGCGCCGGCGATGCAGCCGCAAGACGCCAACAACCGCAAGAAGTTCGCGTTCCTGTCGCGCGAGACCACGCCCGACTACCGGCCGCTCGTCACGTGGCACGAGGACAACTACGCCGACAACCACGTCGACAATAATATC GCGCAAATTAACGAGAAGAACCAGAAAACCAACCTCAACCAGACGACGAAGTTCCACCAGCTACAGAAGATGTTCGGCAAGCAGGGCGGCGACGAGCAGCCCGTGCCGCTCTACAAGCAGATCAACCAGGGCGACGTGTTCAGTACCGAGAACGAG TTGCGGCTAGCGTTCAACAGGCAAGGCGACGAGCTAAGAATCGCCAAGAAGCAGCTCCAGAACAGCCAACAAAGGGTGAGGGAGCTCGAGCAGCAGGTTGCAGCCCTACAATCCCGTCTGCAGCGGGAAAACTCTTAA
- the LOC105382285 gene encoding coronin-2B isoform X4 produces MPPAKDESIRETNCIDIHIAEKSPAKNSTLVDVRACNKPATKVWFRGVRSSKFRHVYGVPFKRERCYDNIKITRNAHDSNFCAVNPKFVAVVTEVAGGGAFLVLPLDHTGRLDFNASRVTGHKGPVLDIKWNPFNDNIIASCSDDCTVKLWHIPDGGLSMHLTEWLVELHGHKRRAAHVEWHPTAENVLFSAGFDYLIFVWDVGKGEATKVIDCHTDVIYCMSFNRDGSLLATTSKDKKLRVIEPRSGIVVSEGTCHQGTKASKCTFLGNQGKVLTTGFSRYSDRQYAVWDQHDLGAPLTCETIDSSSGVVFPYYDCDTNMVYLAGKGDGNIRYYEVVDDAPYVHFLNQFLSGNPQRGLGFMPKRGLNTAACEVFRFYKLHTSRGLCEPISMIVPRKSDCFQEDLYPDTAAPLPSLSARDWLSGMNAPPVLISMKTGVTITTHKPRTASKDAPAMQPQDANNRKKFAFLSRETTPDYRPLVTWHEDNYADNHVDNNIAQINEKNQKTNLNQTTKFHQLQKMFGKQGGDEQPVPLYKQINQGDVFSTENELRLAFNRQGDELRIAKKQLQNSQQRVRELEQQVAALQSRLQRENS; encoded by the exons ATGCCGCCAGCTAAGGATGAGTCTATAAGAGAAACTAACTGCATAGATATACATATTGCTGAGAAAAGTCCGGCAAAGAACAGCACTCTTGTCGATGTGAGAGCTTGTAATAAACCAGCTACTAAG GTCTGGTTCCGTGGAGTGAGGAGCTCAAAGTTCCGTCATGTGTACGGCGTGCCGTTTAAAAGAGAGCGTTGTTACGACAACATAAAGATAACGCGGAACGCTCACGATTCCAACTTCTGCGCTGTGAACCCCAAGTTCGTGGCGGTCGTCACCGAGGTCGCGGGGGGCGGTGCCTTCCTCGTCCTACCATTGGACCAT acgGGCCGATTGGACTTCAACGCGAGCCGCGTGACCGGGCACAAGGGGCCAGTTTTGGACATCAAGTGGAACCCGTTCAATGATAACATCATCGCGTCATGTTCTGATGACTGCACGGTAAAA CTATGGCACATCCCGGACGGCGGGCTGTCCATGCACCTGACGGAGTGGCTGGTGGAGCTTCACGGACACAAGCGCCGCGCGGCGCACGTGGAGTGGCACCCCACGGCCGAGAACGTGCTGTTCAGCGCCGGCTTCGACTATCTG ATCTTCGTCTGGGACGTGGGCAAGGGCGAGGCGACGAAAGTGATCGACTGCCACACCGACGTGATCTACTGCATGTCGTTCAACCGCGACGGCTCGCTGCTAGCCACCACCAGCAAGGACAAGAAGCTGCGCGTCATCGAGCCGCGCTCCGGGATCGTGGTTTCT GAAGGCACCTGCCACCAAGGCACCAAGGCGTCCAAGTGCACGTTCCTCGGCAACCAAGGCAAGGTCCTGACCACCGGGTTCTCCCGCTACAGCGACCGTCAGTACGCGGTGTGGGACCAACATGATCTGGGCGCGCCGCTGACCTGCGAAACTATTGATAGCTCGAGCGGAGTTGTGTTCCCGTACTATGATTGTGATACTAATATG GTGTATCTCGCCGGTAAAGGCGACGGGAACATCCGCTACTACGAGGTGGTCGACGACGCGCCCTACGTGCACTTCCTCAACCAGTTCCTGTCCGGGAACCCTCAA CGAGGACTAGGCTTCATGCCGAAGCGCGGTCTCAACACCGCGGCGTGCGAGGTGTTCCGCTTCTACAAGCTGCACACATCGCGAGGGCTGTGTGAGCCCATCTCCATGATAGTGCCGCGCAAGTCTGACTGTTTCCAG GAGGACCTATACCCGGACACGGCGGCGCCGCTGCCGTCGCTCTCGGCGCGCGACTGGCTCAGCGGCATGAACGCGCCGCCCGTGCTCATCAGCATGAAGACAG GTGTAACAATAACGACACACAAGCCGCGAACAGCTAGCAAGGACGCGCCGGCGATGCAGCCGCAAGACGCCAACAACCGCAAGAAGTTCGCGTTCCTGTCGCGCGAGACCACGCCCGACTACCGGCCGCTCGTCACGTGGCACGAGGACAACTACGCCGACAACCACGTCGACAATAATATC GCGCAAATTAACGAGAAGAACCAGAAAACCAACCTCAACCAGACGACGAAGTTCCACCAGCTACAGAAGATGTTCGGCAAGCAGGGCGGCGACGAGCAGCCCGTGCCGCTCTACAAGCAGATCAACCAGGGCGACGTGTTCAGTACCGAGAACGAG TTGCGGCTAGCGTTCAACAGGCAAGGCGACGAGCTAAGAATCGCCAAGAAGCAGCTCCAGAACAGCCAACAAAGGGTGAGGGAGCTCGAGCAGCAGGTTGCAGCCCTACAATCCCGTCTGCAGCGGGAAAACTCTTAA
- the LOC105382285 gene encoding coronin-2B isoform X2: MPPAKDESIRETNCIDIHIAEKSPAKNSTLVDVRACNKPATKVWFRGVRSSKFRHVYGVPFKRERCYDNIKITRNAHDSNFCAVNPKFVAVVTEVAGGGAFLVLPLDHTGRLDFNASRVTGHKGPVLDIKWNPFNDNIIASCSDDCTVKLWHIPDGGLSMHLTEWLVELLGHKRRAAHVEWHPTAENVLFSAGFDYLIFVWDVGKGEATKVIDCHTDVIYCMSFNRDGSLLATTSKDKKLRVIEPRSGIVVSEGTCHQGTKASKCTFLGNQGKVLTTGFSRYSDRQYAVWDQHDLGAPLTCETIDSSSGVVFPYYDCDTNMVYLAGKGDGNIRYYEVVDDAPYVHFLNQFLSGNPQRGLGFMPKRGLNTAACEVFRFYKLHTSRGLCEPISMIVPRKSDCFQEDLYPDTAAPLPSLSARDWLSGMNAPPVLISMKTGVTITTHKPRTASKDAPAMQPQDANNRKKFAFLSRETTPDYRPLVTWHEDNYADNHVDNNIAQINEKNQKTNLNQTTKFHQLQKMFGKQGGDEQPVPLYKQINQGDVFSTENELRLAFNRQGDELRIAKKQLQNSQQRVRELEQQVAALQSRLQRENS, encoded by the exons ATGCCGCCAGCTAAGGATGAGTCTATAAGAGAAACTAACTGCATAGATATACATATTGCTGAGAAAAGTCCGGCAAAGAACAGCACTCTTGTCGATGTGAGAGCTTGTAATAAACCAGCTACTAAG GTCTGGTTCCGTGGAGTGAGGAGCTCAAAGTTCCGTCATGTGTACGGCGTGCCGTTTAAAAGAGAGCGTTGTTACGACAACATAAAGATAACGCGGAACGCTCACGATTCCAACTTCTGCGCTGTGAACCCCAAGTTCGTGGCGGTCGTCACCGAGGTCGCGGGGGGCGGTGCCTTCCTCGTCCTACCATTGGACCAT acgGGCCGATTGGACTTCAACGCGAGCCGCGTGACCGGGCACAAGGGGCCAGTTTTGGACATCAAGTGGAACCCGTTCAATGATAACATCATCGCGTCATGTTCTGATGACTGCACGGTAAAA CTATGGCACATCCCGGACGGCGGGCTGTCCATGCACCTGACGGAGTGGCTG GTGGAGCTGCTCGGGCACAAGCGCCGCGCGGCGCACGTGGAGTGGCACCCCACGGCCGAGAACGTGCTGTTCAGCGCCGGCTTCGACTATCTG ATCTTCGTCTGGGACGTGGGCAAGGGCGAGGCGACGAAAGTGATCGACTGCCACACCGACGTGATCTACTGCATGTCGTTCAACCGCGACGGCTCGCTGCTAGCCACCACCAGCAAGGACAAGAAGCTGCGCGTCATCGAGCCGCGCTCCGGGATCGTGGTTTCT GAAGGCACCTGCCACCAAGGCACCAAGGCGTCCAAGTGCACGTTCCTCGGCAACCAAGGCAAGGTCCTGACCACCGGGTTCTCCCGCTACAGCGACCGTCAGTACGCGGTGTGGGACCAACATGATCTGGGCGCGCCGCTGACCTGCGAAACTATTGATAGCTCGAGCGGAGTTGTGTTCCCGTACTATGATTGTGATACTAATATG GTGTATCTCGCCGGTAAAGGCGACGGGAACATCCGCTACTACGAGGTGGTCGACGACGCGCCCTACGTGCACTTCCTCAACCAGTTCCTGTCCGGGAACCCTCAA CGAGGACTAGGCTTCATGCCGAAGCGCGGTCTCAACACCGCGGCGTGCGAGGTGTTCCGCTTCTACAAGCTGCACACATCGCGAGGGCTGTGTGAGCCCATCTCCATGATAGTGCCGCGCAAGTCTGACTGTTTCCAG GAGGACCTATACCCGGACACGGCGGCGCCGCTGCCGTCGCTCTCGGCGCGCGACTGGCTCAGCGGCATGAACGCGCCGCCCGTGCTCATCAGCATGAAGACAG GTGTAACAATAACGACACACAAGCCGCGAACAGCTAGCAAGGACGCGCCGGCGATGCAGCCGCAAGACGCCAACAACCGCAAGAAGTTCGCGTTCCTGTCGCGCGAGACCACGCCCGACTACCGGCCGCTCGTCACGTGGCACGAGGACAACTACGCCGACAACCACGTCGACAATAATATC GCGCAAATTAACGAGAAGAACCAGAAAACCAACCTCAACCAGACGACGAAGTTCCACCAGCTACAGAAGATGTTCGGCAAGCAGGGCGGCGACGAGCAGCCCGTGCCGCTCTACAAGCAGATCAACCAGGGCGACGTGTTCAGTACCGAGAACGAG TTGCGGCTAGCGTTCAACAGGCAAGGCGACGAGCTAAGAATCGCCAAGAAGCAGCTCCAGAACAGCCAACAAAGGGTGAGGGAGCTCGAGCAGCAGGTTGCAGCCCTACAATCCCGTCTGCAGCGGGAAAACTCTTAA
- the LOC105382286 gene encoding probable phosphoserine aminotransferase, which yields MPNIHNFGAGPAKLPEEVYEILRSELTNFNGSGISLLETSHRSATYLKLNTDIQNVVRNLLNVPDNYKILFIAGGGQGQFAAVPLNLISRTGTADYVVTGAWSEKAAKEAKKYGKVNLVLPETDKYTGIPDQSSWKFDPNASYVHICGNETIHGVEFDFIPDTKGVPLVADMSSNFMSKKLDVSKFGVIYGGAQKNIGTSGVALVIVREDLLNKALPICPSILDWTITAKNDSILNTPPMYAIHIMGRVLEWIVRQGGLDKMAENATKKSSMVYDVIENSNGFYYAPVAKNSRSKMNIPFRIGSPDGNDALEKEFLKGAEALNLIQLKGHRAVGGIRASTYNAVTFEDVNALVSYMKDFAKKHAK from the exons ATGCCCAACATACATAATTTTGGTGCTGGTCCAGCCAAACTACCAGAGGAa GTTTACGAAATACTTAGGAGTGAGTTAACTAATTTTAATGGATCTGGCATCAGCTTATTGGAGACCAGCCACCGCTCAGCAACATATTTGAAATTGAACACAGACATTCAAAATGTTGTAAGGAATTTACT AAATGTTCCCGATAACTACAAGATTTTATTCATTGCTGGGGGCGGCCAGGGTCAATTTGCTGCCGTGCCATTGAATTTAATATCTAGAACAGGGACTGCTGACTATGTTGTCACAG GAGCTTGGTCTGAGAAAGCTGCAAAGGAAGCCAAAAAGTATGGAAAGGTCAATTTGGTTCTGCCTGAAACTGACAAATACACCGGGATTCCAGACCAGTCTTCATGGAAGTTCGACCCCAACGCATCGTATGTACACATCTGTGGAAATGAAACTATTCATG GTGTTGAATTTGACTTTATTCCGGACACCAAGGGAGTCCCACTAGTGGCTGATATGTCTTCCAATTTCATGTCCAAGAAACTTGATGTCTCCAAA TTTGGAGTTATCTATGGTGGTGCTCAAAAGAACATTGGAACATCCGGTGTTGCTTTAGTAATTGTCAGAGAAGACCTCCTGAACAAGGCTCTGCCAATCTGCCCATCAATTTTGGACTGGACCATCACTGCTAAGAATGACTCCATACTTAACACTCCTCCTATGTATGC CATCCACATTATGGGCCGTGTCCTAGAATGGATCGTGAGACAAGGAGGCCTGGACAAGATGGCCGAAAACGCCACGAAGAAATCCTCCATGGTTTATGACGTGATCGAAAACTCAAATGGCTTCTACTATGCACCAGTAGCAAAGAACTCTCGCAGTAAAATGAACATCCCATTCAGAATTGGCTCTCCTGATGGCAATGATGCTTTGGAAAAGGAATTCCTGAAAGGCGCTGAAGCATTGAACCTTATACAGCTGAAGGGACAcag GGCCGTGGGTGGAATCCGGGCATCCACATACAATGCAGTAACTTTCGAGGATGTGAACGCTCTTGTTTCATACATGAAAGATTTCGCGAAGAAACATGCCAagtaa